A portion of the Meriones unguiculatus strain TT.TT164.6M chromosome 14, Bangor_MerUng_6.1, whole genome shotgun sequence genome contains these proteins:
- the Cd177 gene encoding CD177 antigen isoform X1, whose amino-acid sequence MVGEQSRKQEERGRNRWPRGQRCGRKGRALTTSSLGVSPPGRKAAQEPRGVPALNCHGGVTEMVRTVSALPLEWESERKACQAGEACRELVLLLENGPQVHLVSIKDCAKAEDQAPRVTWLSPGPGLSLVAYTRVCRHGDFCNDVSSTAALGGLPKTTGQGTLRCPLCLSKNGCENAPEQVCPAGTTHCYSGVLSLRGAAMASELSVQGCMPQAGCSLLGGAQEIGPLVMREKCGSWSGTVTLGLKLPGPLPASSSPIIPSDLQQPRSPGKKVQEPTTGASGGLKCQHGTLRNANGLSELPLSWTAGQTTCNVGEGCQDTLMMIENGEQVLLVLSKGCTSAEDQEAKVTEHRAGPGLSVTSYTAVCRRGHLCNDLSSTAPLWAPPPVTAPGTLRCPLCLSAGSCSGQPVQVCPAGTTHCYSGVLSFGGEEVFSAEILSDVKIQGCMTQPGCTLLNGTRKIGPVDVGEACQVTRTDTLTCHKGVMLKSGSGLAEKAEEWVSSTFLECEPGELCQETLLLIDVGQRSVLIGSKGCSRPVARPSPGVSLHSQHPGMLVASYFHFCSSPLCNAASSSSVLLSSLPRPAAPTPGSLQCPACVELFGSCPQNTRVVTCPQGATHCYQGAIGLQGGGLTSGVSIRGCMASPTRSLLGNSKAFGIFSAEETPEDGGASEDASEGAKGESKGGASTSSASSLAWLLGLGLFLALCLEGFVLYAEPIFLPSLIPAGLPCPPSPDVTT is encoded by the exons ATGGTaggagagcagagcagaaagCAGGAAGAACGAGGGAGAAACAGGTGGCCTCGGGGACAGAGGTGCGGCAGGAAGGGCCGGGCGCTGACAACATCCTCCCTCGGAGTTTCCCCACCTGGCCGGAAAGCTGCTCAGGAGCCCAGAG gcgTGCCAGCCCTGAACTGCCACGGGGGCGTGACGGAGATGGTGAGGACCGTGTCGGCGCTGCCCCTGGAGTGGGAGTCCGAGAGGAAAGCTTGCCAGGCTGGCGAGGCTTGCCGAGAGCTGGTGCTGCTCCTGGAGAACG GACCCCAGGTTCACCTGGTTTCCATCAAGGACTGTGCTAAGGCTGAGGACCAAGCGCCCCGGGTTACCTGGCTCAGTCCCGGCCCCGGGCTCTCCCTGGTCGCCTACACGCGCGTGTGCCGCCATGGCGACTTCTGTAACGATGTGTCCAGCACGGCGGCTCTTGGAGGCCTACCCAAAACGACAG GCCAAGGGACCCTGCGCTGCCCACTCTGCCTTTCCAAAAACGGGTGCGAGAATGCCCCAGAACAGGTCTGCCCTGCGGGCACCACACACTGCTACAGCGGGGTCCTCAGCCTCAGGGGAG CGGCCATGGCCTCCGAGCTGAGTGTTCAGGGCTGCATGCCACAGGCTGGCTGCAGCCTGCTGGGTGGCGCCCAGGAAATCGGACCCTTAGTTATGAGGGAGAAGTGTGGTTCCTGGTCGG GGACAGTCACCCTGGGGCTCAAGCTTCCTGGACCACTTCCGGCCTCATCCTCTCCCATCATCCCCTCTGACCTCCAGCAGCCTCGCTCCCCAGGAAAGAAAGTCCAGGAGCCAACCACCGGGGCTTCAG GGGGTCTGAAATGCCAGCACGGGACGCTGCGGAATGCCAATGGATTGTCAGAGCTGCCTCTCAGCTGGACAGCTGGCCAGACCACCTGTAACGTGGGTGAAGGCTGCCAGGACACGCTGATGATGATAGAGAATG GCGAGCAGGTGCTGCTAGTTCTCAGCAAGGGCTGCACTTCCGCTGAGGACCAAGAGGCCAAGGTCACTGAGCACAGGGCGGGCCCCGGGCTGTCCGTCACCTCCTACACCGCAGTGTGCCGCCGGGGGCACCTCTGCAATGACCTGTCTTCCACAGCCCCTCTGTGGGCCCCGCCCCCCGTGACAG CACCGGGGACCCTGCGCTGCCCGCTCTGCCTGTCTGCCGGTTCCTGCTCTGGCCAGCCCGTGCAGGTCTGCCCTGCGGGCACCACACACTGCTACAGCGGGGTCCTCAGCTTCGGGGGAG AGGAGGTCTTCTCAGCGGAGATCCTCTCAGATGTGAAGATTCAAGGCTGCATGACGCAGCCAGGCTGCACCCTGCTCAATGGCACGCGGAAGATCGGGCCCGTGGATGTGGGGGAGGCCTGCCAGGTCACCCGGACAG ACACGCTGACCTGTCACAAGGGAGTCATGTTGAAATCAGGCAGCGGCTTGGCTGAGAAAGCTGAGGAGTGGGTTTCATCCACTTTCCTGGAGTGTGAACCTGGGGAGCTGTGTCAGGAGACTCTCCTGCTCATAGATGTGG GACAACGTTCTGTCCTAATAGGGAGCAAAGGCTGCAGCAGGCCAGTGGCCCGGCCCAGCCCTGGAGTGTCCCTGCACTCCCAGCACCCTGGAATGCTGGTAGCTTCCTATTTCCACTTCTGCTCCTCGCCACTGTGCAAtgcagccagcagcagcagcgtcCTGCTCAGCTCCCTCCCTCGGCCAG CCGCTCCTACCCCGGGAAGCCTGCAGTGTCCTGCCTGTGTGGAGTTATTTGGGTCCTGCCCTCAGAACACCAGAGTTGTCACCTGCCCTCAGGGTGCCACTCACTGTTACCAAGGTGCCATTGGTCTCCAGGGAG GTGGACTGACTTCTGGAGTGAGCATTCGGGGGTGCATGGCCTCACCCACTAGATCCTTACTGGGCAACTCTAAAGCGTTCGGGATCTTCTCTGCAGAGGAAACCCCTGAGGATGGAGGTGCCAGTGAAGATGCCAGTGAAGGTGCCAAAGGAGAGTCCAAAGGAGGTGCCTCGACCTCTTCGGCCTCTTCCCTGGCGTGGCTGTTAGGGCTGGGGCTCTTCTTAGCCCTTTGTTTGGAAGGCTTTGTCCTCTATGCTGAACCCATTTTCCTACCCTCCTTAATCCCGGCTGGCCTCCCATGTCCACCCTCCCCTGATGTCACAACCTGA
- the Cd177 gene encoding CD177 antigen isoform X2, which produces MSPVPVLALLGVITLLPCGVPALNCHGGVTEMVRTVSALPLEWESERKACQAGEACRELVLLLENGPQVHLVSIKDCAKAEDQAPRVTWLSPGPGLSLVAYTRVCRHGDFCNDVSSTAALGGLPKTTGQGTLRCPLCLSKNGCENAPEQVCPAGTTHCYSGVLSLRGAAMASELSVQGCMPQAGCSLLGGAQEIGPLVMREKCGSWSGTVTLGLKLPGPLPASSSPIIPSDLQQPRSPGKKVQEPTTGASGGLKCQHGTLRNANGLSELPLSWTAGQTTCNVGEGCQDTLMMIENGEQVLLVLSKGCTSAEDQEAKVTEHRAGPGLSVTSYTAVCRRGHLCNDLSSTAPLWAPPPVTAPGTLRCPLCLSAGSCSGQPVQVCPAGTTHCYSGVLSFGGEEVFSAEILSDVKIQGCMTQPGCTLLNGTRKIGPVDVGEACQVTRTDTLTCHKGVMLKSGSGLAEKAEEWVSSTFLECEPGELCQETLLLIDVGQRSVLIGSKGCSRPVARPSPGVSLHSQHPGMLVASYFHFCSSPLCNAASSSSVLLSSLPRPAAPTPGSLQCPACVELFGSCPQNTRVVTCPQGATHCYQGAIGLQGGGLTSGVSIRGCMASPTRSLLGNSKAFGIFSAEETPEDGGASEDASEGAKGESKGGASTSSASSLAWLLGLGLFLALCLEGFVLYAEPIFLPSLIPAGLPCPPSPDVTT; this is translated from the exons ATGAGCCCTGTGCCGGTGCTGGCCCTGCTGGGGGTCATCACCCTGCTGCCCTGTG gcgTGCCAGCCCTGAACTGCCACGGGGGCGTGACGGAGATGGTGAGGACCGTGTCGGCGCTGCCCCTGGAGTGGGAGTCCGAGAGGAAAGCTTGCCAGGCTGGCGAGGCTTGCCGAGAGCTGGTGCTGCTCCTGGAGAACG GACCCCAGGTTCACCTGGTTTCCATCAAGGACTGTGCTAAGGCTGAGGACCAAGCGCCCCGGGTTACCTGGCTCAGTCCCGGCCCCGGGCTCTCCCTGGTCGCCTACACGCGCGTGTGCCGCCATGGCGACTTCTGTAACGATGTGTCCAGCACGGCGGCTCTTGGAGGCCTACCCAAAACGACAG GCCAAGGGACCCTGCGCTGCCCACTCTGCCTTTCCAAAAACGGGTGCGAGAATGCCCCAGAACAGGTCTGCCCTGCGGGCACCACACACTGCTACAGCGGGGTCCTCAGCCTCAGGGGAG CGGCCATGGCCTCCGAGCTGAGTGTTCAGGGCTGCATGCCACAGGCTGGCTGCAGCCTGCTGGGTGGCGCCCAGGAAATCGGACCCTTAGTTATGAGGGAGAAGTGTGGTTCCTGGTCGG GGACAGTCACCCTGGGGCTCAAGCTTCCTGGACCACTTCCGGCCTCATCCTCTCCCATCATCCCCTCTGACCTCCAGCAGCCTCGCTCCCCAGGAAAGAAAGTCCAGGAGCCAACCACCGGGGCTTCAG GGGGTCTGAAATGCCAGCACGGGACGCTGCGGAATGCCAATGGATTGTCAGAGCTGCCTCTCAGCTGGACAGCTGGCCAGACCACCTGTAACGTGGGTGAAGGCTGCCAGGACACGCTGATGATGATAGAGAATG GCGAGCAGGTGCTGCTAGTTCTCAGCAAGGGCTGCACTTCCGCTGAGGACCAAGAGGCCAAGGTCACTGAGCACAGGGCGGGCCCCGGGCTGTCCGTCACCTCCTACACCGCAGTGTGCCGCCGGGGGCACCTCTGCAATGACCTGTCTTCCACAGCCCCTCTGTGGGCCCCGCCCCCCGTGACAG CACCGGGGACCCTGCGCTGCCCGCTCTGCCTGTCTGCCGGTTCCTGCTCTGGCCAGCCCGTGCAGGTCTGCCCTGCGGGCACCACACACTGCTACAGCGGGGTCCTCAGCTTCGGGGGAG AGGAGGTCTTCTCAGCGGAGATCCTCTCAGATGTGAAGATTCAAGGCTGCATGACGCAGCCAGGCTGCACCCTGCTCAATGGCACGCGGAAGATCGGGCCCGTGGATGTGGGGGAGGCCTGCCAGGTCACCCGGACAG ACACGCTGACCTGTCACAAGGGAGTCATGTTGAAATCAGGCAGCGGCTTGGCTGAGAAAGCTGAGGAGTGGGTTTCATCCACTTTCCTGGAGTGTGAACCTGGGGAGCTGTGTCAGGAGACTCTCCTGCTCATAGATGTGG GACAACGTTCTGTCCTAATAGGGAGCAAAGGCTGCAGCAGGCCAGTGGCCCGGCCCAGCCCTGGAGTGTCCCTGCACTCCCAGCACCCTGGAATGCTGGTAGCTTCCTATTTCCACTTCTGCTCCTCGCCACTGTGCAAtgcagccagcagcagcagcgtcCTGCTCAGCTCCCTCCCTCGGCCAG CCGCTCCTACCCCGGGAAGCCTGCAGTGTCCTGCCTGTGTGGAGTTATTTGGGTCCTGCCCTCAGAACACCAGAGTTGTCACCTGCCCTCAGGGTGCCACTCACTGTTACCAAGGTGCCATTGGTCTCCAGGGAG GTGGACTGACTTCTGGAGTGAGCATTCGGGGGTGCATGGCCTCACCCACTAGATCCTTACTGGGCAACTCTAAAGCGTTCGGGATCTTCTCTGCAGAGGAAACCCCTGAGGATGGAGGTGCCAGTGAAGATGCCAGTGAAGGTGCCAAAGGAGAGTCCAAAGGAGGTGCCTCGACCTCTTCGGCCTCTTCCCTGGCGTGGCTGTTAGGGCTGGGGCTCTTCTTAGCCCTTTGTTTGGAAGGCTTTGTCCTCTATGCTGAACCCATTTTCCTACCCTCCTTAATCCCGGCTGGCCTCCCATGTCCACCCTCCCCTGATGTCACAACCTGA